The region ataaagcaaggaagGGAAATTCAAATAGGTGGGGCCTGCTAGGTGAGTTGTTATGAATTGTCAGTTGGTTGGTAAGGTGCGTTAAGTCTATGATTCAGCAAGTAAAAAACTAAATATAGACTTATTTAGATATATATCATTTAAGTAAATGTTTTCCATTTAATCAAGacattatatataaataagaaACAATTTCCATTTGAGTAAATAAAAATACTCAAAAATCTAATTGCATAAGAATAAAAAGCTGGTTTCTCAactttcattccaattccaGTTTGGGGTTGAATTGAAATTTCAGCTTTTAAACACTAAAATGTTTCTCAACTTTTAAGATCACCAAACTCAGAAGTCCAGTTAGAgaagtcatatatcttagtctccAAAGCACTTCATCTAATACAGAATTAAACAACACTTCTTTCATAGAATGATTCAGATTTTGCCCATATACACAGatgtaattttttattttaatttttaagtgTAAGTTGGGATGTTTCATGGAGTTCAAGAACATGGTCAAGTGTGCATAAGAAATCATGATCAAGACACCTTTGAAGTTTGGATCTCAAGACTTACCTCCAACTTGATCACATCTGATTTGACAAAACAAAGACTAGTTGAAATAACAAAGGTCTAACTGTTTAAGCTTGAATTTGATCTAAACTTGTCCATTGGAAACTTGTTTGAACCCAATCTGATCCACCAAGTGACTAGGCAGACCTCTAAATTTTTAAAGCATAATCCACTTTCTACCCTCATTTATCCCACTAATAGACCACGAGATTCAGCATGAGCAAAAGCAAAAACAGGGCCGCAAATAAAATAACCAAATCTCTTAAAAGAGAATGCAAAATTAAGAACAACATACCTTTTTTCCGATAAATATAGCCTACCAATCTTCCAGGTAGGCTCCAATATTGATGCAGCTCCTCAAGGTTGCAAAGTAAAATTCATACATGCTAAAATAAACTTTATATCTAGgtagaactttttttttattaaaatccaaaaataatgcACAAAAAACAGAGGAAGGGAGAAAGAATAGAGGAGAgaataaaagagagaaagaaaagaagttgaTAGAAAATAGGGACAGATATTGAGGGTTCTTGCTAATTAAGGATGTGTCTTGTTTGTTATGGAGTCCTATTTTTTTAAACCGCATTATCTCTTTAGCTATAAAACTAGTTTTTGTGATGAATATTGAATAGACTGAAATTCCTTTCCTCTTTTTCGAGTATCCTAGCTCTTATATCTCCTCTACCTAGATTTCTCACTAATCACCATTATTCTATCTATCTGACTCCTTTTTGCACTTCTCACCTTCAAATTTCTCTCCTTCACTAATTTTTCCATTTTAAAGAGTAAGTGTAAAGAATTAGACCAAATCAGATCAGAAAATCAGGACAAAAGGGCTTACACAGTAGATCAAGCATAATGAATAGtggatataaaaaaaattcaatccaGAATCACTAGATATTAGCTTAAAATTTATACGCCTTTAGATAAGACATGTAACTAGAGTTTTATTTTCAGTGTACAGATCATAAGGTATATATTATTTTGTGATGCTTGATGTGTAATGGGTTTTCAGTTCATATTTATATGCAATTTCATGTACTTGCATTTTATTTTATAGGCATTTATATGATTATGTGTTTAATAATTAAACTGTAATAAGAGAATGGAACATAACATTGTTCATTTAGCATTTATATTGGACTTTCAAATACTCTTAAGTAGACCAGTTGAATCTCCAATGCATTTAAACTAATCTCTAATCCAAGATGGAAGAGAATTCCTAAGTAGCTAGGAAAAGAAAGTATACCAAGTACCAACTCTTAAAGAAGATGTaaggaaaagaggaaaaaaaaaacaacataatcTTTTGTCTACAAATCATCTCTAAGTTTAACCTCCGTTGATCTATAATCTTGTTGATACAATAAAATACTTCTTAGGATAAAGAACAGGACTGATCTTCTTATGATTATACCCAGAATATTCACATTTAGGTCAACACCACAATGTACAAAAACTCCTCCCTTCTTAACCATCCTATATTCTTTCTCCAACTGCCTGACTTAAACCCTTGGCCATATACACGTGCAACATCCCCTCAAATAGGAGATCTTATGAGTTATATGTCACAAATAGAATCTTTAGTGATTGGCTAGATCAAATACGCTCTCCATCTTTCCTTAATTTCATTATCATTTGTCCTGATGTTACTAGTCATACAACATCTGATGAGGTATACAACCATATTTTCCTCTTCCTATTTGTTATTAAGTAATAAGCAATAGTTCTTTATTTAATGTAAGCTATAATTTAAGTCATAGACGGGAACATCATAGGCATTAAGAAACACttcttttcatcattttttcacTAATgctaaatctttcaagaacttgTTCTGCCTACAACACCATAAACAGATAAATGATTCCACAGTAAAAGCAGGATATCATCTTTTATGTAGGTATTCAAATGTGCATTCATTAGTGAGAGTTTTCAATCTAGTTAAAGGTATCCAAACATTGTCATGTATTTGTGAGATGCAAAAAACATCCTTGAGAAAtcatatttattattcaatgaACCTTTTAACTTTTAATTAATACAATAGTTTCTATCTTGAAGTAGTCATAACATGCAGCAAAAAGGATTACGAAAACTTTTTGTTTGAGATAGtgctaatcaaaaaaaaagcgTAATCATCAAATAGAATCTAGCAAGTATTTCTAAGTTCACACAAGAAGAAAAGTAGAAAAGAATAATATATCATCTAACTGAGGCTGTTTCATAAAGCATGAATTCATTCTTGGAATATTGGAGAAACTAAAAGCTTTCCATAAAATCATATCAAGTAATGTTGCATTTCTGCTTATTTCCATATATTCAAAAAAACAAATTTTTAGGACAAAGGAAAACAAAGAGTATGTGGTGACTGCCATATTCAAGGACTACAGAGTGAGAAGGAATAGGTAAAGAAGATGAACGACAAGGAAAGAAATAATTGCTACACTTACCATGCAAGGAACTGAAGAACTTCCCAGCTCTGGCCAAGTTGGAACATATCCATCTCGTACTGGAGCTCTCAGAGGCCAAGAACGGCCAAacattcttttccttattgggAGAGGCCTATCAGTCTCACCTAGTCTTCTGAAACTTGAAGGCAAACGGCTGTTCCCAGACAAACCATCTCTAATTTCGCGACCATGGTAGCATGGCTCAAGGATATCATAGATGTTTAGGTTACGAAGTTCCTGGATATGGCTACAAAAGCCTCAGATACATGGAgaagattaattaattaatgacatcaaaaaaaaaaaaatagcattaCCCGATCAACCCTGTCTAGCATGTTTTGGCAGCTCTCATTTACTGGATTCCAGTAACTTCCATGGCAGGCAGTATTAGCCTCCTGAAATAACAGCATGCAATCCCATAAATCTAGGGCTAAGAATTTGTTGTGTTTCATTGATTCTTTTAAAcaatttattaattaaaaagaagagTAAAATTTGGCTTTGTAACCAATTAAGAACATTTTCTAAGAATCAGATAGCTCTAAACAAGCAATTGGAGGATAAGCAAATTTTGCTGCATGTCATTTCAAAATTACTATGAGGAAACATAATAAGATACTGTCATATGGAGTTCACAGTAGCTTCTAGCTTCCCAAAATAAATCCTCTGTCTACTGAAGAGGTGAGTCCATACCTGAAATAAATCGTTCGATATAAGACCCATTCCATGAGCAAACGGAACAAGAGCATCCCCATCAAATACCGTGTCGGCAACACCATTTCCGACCATATAGCCCTGAATGACATGTAAAGAGATCAAAGACAAGCTCAAAATACTTCCATTTATAGTGCCAGTATATTCCTTTATCATTTGTTAAAATAGCAAATGACATATCTACTCAACAGATTCTGACCTTAAAGTTGATTGTAGGCTTTACACCATCTTCAATTCCTGTAAGTAAATAATTAACAATAGACAAACCTAAGTAAGACATCAATCATCTCACAGAAATGATACTACTATCTGAAATCAGCATACCTTTGGCAACTTCAGATGCAAGAGTTGGAACATAGACTCCAGCATATGATTCTCCGGAAATATAGAAAGGATTCTGTTGGAACTCTGGGTATAGTTCAAACCACTGCTTGAACAACAAAATCATAAGAAAACATCCACAATGCATCACCAAACAAAAAGAAGCATAAATTCGTAAAAACAGAACTCAgactaatctaggaaaattaagAAAACTAATCGAGGAAGACCATGTAATTCAATGCAATTTGCTAGTGAGTGGCAGGCCTCTCtcagatttatcactattattgACTATgcaatgcaagattataatgTTACTCTATCATCCTATCTCAATAAATTGGAGACAATACCTTCAAAATAAATTTGTGTGAATCAGAGGCAGTCTTCAGATCTCCAGTAGCATAATCTGATTCATCATTTGAATATGACATTCCAACACCCGCAGGAGAGTCCAAATAGAGAATGTTAGAGACCTAAATTGTAAAATGATCAGTCATGCCAATACATATGCAATATCAAATCAGTTTTTCTGAAGTGGTGAGCTTGAACAGAGAAGAATTACACTGGTGAGTTCCAAGTCCAAGACCTTTTACCTTAGACCAGCTGTAAGGATTGAGATGCAGCTGTGGCATGCTCCCAGCAGACCCTCCAGACTGAAAGTTGAAGGGACCTGCAACGCAATGCAAATTAGCCCTTCACCAAATTAACATGATCATCTAAGCCTTTAGATTTACGACCTCGAAAGGATAGGTCGCAATCAACTCTAGACTGCAATTTTCAGTAATTTTTTTCTTCGTTGAATTTTGTTTGATGGACAAACATGCATATTCCCAATACAAAAGCATCCACTTTCCATGCATATAACCAAATCTAAATTCCCCATAGGAAAACACATAAAATCCAAATTGACACACGGGTCTGGATTAATTGATACCATGCTCATAGATGAAGCCATCGAAGCTGGAGCAACCTGGCCCGCCATTGAGCCACATGACCACGGGGTCCTCGGACGGGTTTCCTTCTGAGACCACGAAGTAGTAGAAGAGATTCCTCCCATGGCCCTCATCAACAGTCACATACCTTTCCACAGACACCAAGATTAAGAAATCGATGCAACAAGAAAACTATTAACACCGACGCCAGAACCATGAAGAGTGGAAGCAGTCAATACCCAGAGTAGTGCTTGGATGGGAAGGTGGCATTGAAGCCCGGGAGATGAGTGATCAGAGCACTCTCGGGGGCCGCCGAAATCAAGAAAGCACCGCTCAGAGAGAGAAGCAGAATTGAAGAATAAGCCgagaggaaaggaagagaagtGGAAGCAGCCATTGATTCTGCTCAGGGCGGTTCATGTGGACTGGGAATAGTAATATTTATATGACGCGGCCTGCCAGCGACATCAAAATGAAAACGGAAGCGTGGAGGAAACGCAAAGATTGCCCTGGtcctaatttttttcttttcttttcttttctttttttaacagGAATACGGAATCCGATGGAACAAAAAAGGTTTGATTATTTGttcttaaataataataattatttttggaaaaaaaataaaatttttatttttctttaaataagTTTCCATCTCTTTTCTcctgatttcttttctttttcccgatCACTCTCAATCCTATCGCCTCCGACTACTCCAGATTTTTGGATCTCCTTGGCCACCTCTCCATCTAATTCAAACTCTTTCTCATCCCTAGCCGCATCATCTATCTCATTATCCCTTCCTCTCGCTTAATATAAACCCTTataacaaatatatattttttttcaattatcaaaaatataaaaaaataaaactcatattttaaaatttttattaaaatatcacAGTGCCAAATGCGACCAGGTCCAAGGAAATAAAAATTATAGGAGACAAATACTATAGGAATATGCGCTTGCTCCATGATTTTTGTTTGGTCCAAAACCGATGGCTTTTGACTGAAGCATATTACTTTATATATAAAGTACggtcgttttttttttctctcttttcttatttttaacaCGGTGGCCAGGGAGCAAGGCCGATGGCTTTGGACCGAAGATTGTTTGGGAAACGGGAATACGGGATCCCTGGGCGGGGACCTTGGCATAATTTAGAGTACAAGATGGGCCGTCACACGTGGATTAATCTGATTGGATGCTTTGTGCGTCCCGGCACCCACGAGTTTCTAGCGGAGCGTGCAAGCGCAGGGAGCTTTGGTGACATATTGAAGATGGCGAACGGAGAAAGATAAAATGTCCACTTTCACGTCATGTACCATAAAAAAGCAGAAGAATACCTGATGttagatattttatttatttgtttgtttgagTCTTGGCCTAAAGTGAGTGGACCGGTGGAGATTCATGAGTGGATTGCACTGCCCGTTGTTGGCCCACGGGGTCTGCTTTGCCCTCTTCTTGCGCAGGCAGCAATGAGACAGATGACTTGCGGATGGAGTACTGCTCATCATGGAGCAAGGAAGAATGCCCTGCGAGTGGCATTTTCTTAGTTGATGAGCTAGGTTATTCAAATATATCACTTTCTAAAGTATCttagtatttaaaaaaaattaattttggagAATGTGGCTCTCGAAGCTATGAAGGCCTAAATCTACAAGTAGGGGCATGACTAACTCTTTAGACGACAAAGAGGAACCACCAACATGCGAAGTTGGTAACATGTTAGTTCGAGTATTTGATAGATTTAACTGGGAACTCAACTTTGATGTCGGGTCTAAAAATGTCTTCTCTAATCAAAAGAAACTTTAGGTCCAATTGGGAACCTTCTGGCTTCAGAGTCTAATATCCCAATTCCTATTGTCAAGAGTGTGGTCGACGGCAGTTTAGTTTATTGTCAAAACAGCCAAGTAGACAAGAGGTAGGGTATTGACCCTAGATAGCTCTGTTTTAGGGAATTAGGAGCAAGTAAGGTACTTCCCCCAAAGCATTAATCAACGAATAAATGTAcatagaagagagagaaagaagtagATGTACATATGTGCTCTCCAAGTGTTGCCTAGCTATGCAACCTAAAAGGGAGGTGGGGTGACAAATTAGGTTATAAAAATTTTAACAGAAGTTTGCAATTTAAAGAATTCAATTTTCAACATACGTGCGAAGTGAGAATGTAAGAATATGAAGCAAGAAAAATACAAAGAATAGAAAGCAATCAAGATATAAAATTTTGTAGTGGTTCGGTACCAAATTCATCACCTATGTCCACTTCCCAAAACACAATTCttaggaatttcactataatctacTCAAAGATTATAGCCTGATTATTTAACACGGGCTCATAATCAATCGAGTTGATCTTTTATGGTAATCAATCACTGCCATCTCTTATCGAAACCTTTCCTAGGCTTGATAAGAATACAACATGTTATCCCCAAGTTTCAACACTTTAAACTTGTTACAATCAACAAACAAAGAGTGCAAGAAGAATGACTCTTTTAAGAGCAGAAGATCAGTCATTGAAGCTCGTGAGGAAGCACTTGTTGAACTTGATGTGGGCTCGAAAGCTTTGCAATTAATTCTCTCAAGTGTGGTGGATGTAATATTTAAAGCTTATATTGAatgcttctcttcttttcttgtttttcacTTTCTCTTGTTTTCTCCAAGTGTTCAAAAGCATTTATAACTTGAAAAAACATTGGAGGGTCGTTTCTAGTTGTTGGAGAAGCTGAAAATAGCCATTGAGAGCAAATATAGACATTctatttttgcaaaaaaaaaactagccattactatTATCAGATGCAGACGAGTCAAATCGATGTCTTCAGTTGTGGATTCGTGATCTTCAtgggtcgactcgagaaagcACTGTTTTTTGCTGCGTTTTGTCTTTTGCCTATAGTGATTGTAGGGTCGACTTGAGTTTGCTTGGGATCGACTTGTGATCCACTAGAATCAACTCACAAAAGGGCTAGTTTTTACTTTCTTCTGTCTTCTATCTACAACTATTCTGAAATCGACTCAACTTATGCTGGGGTCAACTCATGTTCGGTAGGAGTCTACTCGTAATTCTTCGGGGTCGATTCATAGATGTTCAATTTTTACTCCTTTTCTGTTTTTTGCCTGAGAttgttctagggtcgactcgattgatccaggagtcgactcgcaaagcatGCCGGTCTCTTTTcttgtgccggggtcgactcgtgtTCTTTTGAGGTCGACTCATAAACCATCCAAAAATTGAGGTCTTCTATTCAATCAGAAGTCGGTTTCTAGTATCTTGGGGTTGGCTTCTCTTGCACAAATTTCATAATCTTAACTTACATTCTTTTGCACCTTCAGTATTTTGAATTGATATTAACTTGACATCCCGTTAGCATTCTTGCACTCTAAAAATATGATTAGtgaactttttacttaaatattttgtatcatcaaaatcaaattttttGGGCGAACACTAAGTAACCAAGCGCTAAAACAAAACTACAAGGTTTGAGGAATGATCGAGGAAGAAACACAACCTCAAGCTTTTCGATGACATTCTGTCATCTTATCAGACCGAAGGTATTCCCATTGGTGCAAGgtgtgagaccctggaactgggcccggtccacttgaccggcccagtcccaagTTTTGGCCTCACGTGCGGTGCACGTGAGGCAACGGGATGGAGGGATCCATCTCGAAGTAGAAGGAGCCCCTGTTTTAgggctccttctccttctcctttgagtccaccgagggagagagccgccgcaccccaaggaagaaaggggggaggattcttcttcgtgtTACCaccgagaggagagagagagagagagagagagagagaaagaagccaTTGCACGGGTggcattcttcttcctttgctgCCGGAGAAGGGAGGAGGCGCCGGACGTCGGGGGCGGAGGTGAGAATCCTTagccttctctcctctttctttcatTGCTTGGCCATGACGCTGTGGTGGGTTTGGAGCCGGCCGATCGCCGGATTTGGGTCCAAAACGGCTTGCTCTAGCCATCGGCCGTGTCGCCGCCGCCAGTCGCCGGGGGTGGCCGGGATTTGCTCCGCCACTTGCTGCCGCTGCCAAGGCCGGCCACCGCGGCCGCCTTGGGTTCGACCAGGAGGAAAGAAGAGGGGGCGCAGCAGGGGGGTCATGGATCCCTGTTTcgccgaaggagaagaagggagtcgggagagaaaagaagaaagaagaaaaaggcgaaaaagaaggaaaaagaaaagagaaaagaagaagaagaaaaagaaaaagaaaaagaaaaagaaaagaaaaagaaaagaaaagaaaaggaaaataatttaaaataataaagaaagagaatggtgtttacgggtatgaacccaaaCTCGGGATGCTAGCACTCCTGCGGGGGCCAGCCATGGGaggatattaaaaatttaagtcttatatatatttattgtgatgaattttaaaaagatgaatacgatttttgaatattaggttctgGAAGGGATTGTGGAATTAATGGATTTGTCGTAGATCGCGTTCGCcaaggtaagtgatgtaacctctttactagatttatcggcaaactAATATCATCTGTTTTACGAATCGAATTTTTCGTGATTACAATTTGATACAtggattatatgtatatttttagaatattgtatgactcTGATTGAACGTATTTGCTTTTGGTTTGAATTGTATTTAATTGCTCTGACATCGTATTTTCGACTTGAAACACTGaacataatgtaagaaaagataatgacttgaatagattcagacttgcagTCGGAGCTATTTGAGGACCTTGGCCAATGGAGGCTAATACATTGtaccgcaagaagaatagtcggtgatatgaccctgccacagggaacatgtggtcatagtttctggctgttgagttgaatctgataaattaaaagaaattgaGATATGAACGACATTTGGTTTTGGCACTGTATGTTGTTTTTAtataactgaaatatgaaatagacTTATAGAGAACAACTGAActtcgacctggctatgttgaggaccctgccaatgggggcagatacgttggcaattgactgtcctgaaggactcaccgcaagaagattagtcggtgttgatgaccctgccaaggaaatatgtggtcatagtccaggatcgacaagatgaattgaatatatgaaagaatcttgaaaccgcgaaagaatcttatgaattcaagaaatatttgacttatactttgaactgcatatttatttattttccacatattattgcttgatttatctagctagagtgttcattacttactgggctgtctagctcattataccatctctttgttttacagatttcgagaactagtctattgggattcaaattggagagcgactagaaggattgtggcacaagttatattagattagggttatttgagttgatttgttattatggacatttattatgattggtggacttttgttattttaagaactaggtttctacatgttggtaaatgattattccgctgcgtatttagacttgtgagaccttatgacttgagttagtcaatggaataagattgcatttattcagttaaattattttagaattacataattgaggtgtttggtttagatgccttgcatgctgtGGGGAGAGTTTCTACGGGTGTGcgcggttggcgcgacccccggctcgcgatctcgggctgggggcgtgacaacttttaaggtatcagagccaggttggatAAAATCTAAGACAAAGAATCTGACATAAGATGAGTGTAGGTGGGTAAACACTAAGGGCATTGGACGTGAATCCATGTCAATTGCATTGTAAGCTACTTTCAAGATTTTTCTATTAAGCCTTGTGATAATTATGTATGAGAAGGTTACTAGGAATTATGATTGAATTTACTTATGAGGTTTGATACATTATGGAAGATTGGGCAATCTATGAATTCAAGTTATAATTAGTTAGATTTGGATCTAAATTAAGTGCAAAAGGATTGGCCATGGAATATTATCATGCATtgtgattatttattatttaagtgAACTTGTAACTCAAAAATTGATATGGAGGATATACTATGATTTTGCTtaattttgaagataattttttagAGGCAAATTAAGATCCATTTATATAAAGTTGTTTaagatttgggctatgaaaccTTTTTACAGTGCTTGATTAAATATTCTTCGAGGATTGAAAACTGTATGTGGATCATGTATGAAACTCTGTGTAGATGGAAATATATTTGGGATAAAATTCtagaattaatttaaaattacaaTATAGTTGGGATTATGATTGAAGTAATTTAGTAAATTATGAGAATACTggttgtttaaattattttaagatgATCAACGATATTAACTCTATGATTGGAAAATATTTTCTGATGGGTTTCCTTGTTAAGGAGAATTTCGTTGTCAAAGAAAAGAatagtatttttgattttgactgATATTATCATGTATTAATAGGTTCTTCTATCTGttgtaaaaaaagagagagagagagagaaatctggCATCCAAGTCTAGGATTAATGGTTCTTGCATTAGCTGATTTGTTTTGGAATGTTTTTGCCTAGATCTCTTTTCCCTTAATTTGTAGCTTATGCTTTTGACAGAATTAAGAAATAATTATCAATCTTgaagaaataattttattggAGATTGTAAAGTATTCATCTCGGTggattattattaatttaaattatcGTCTTTGATCCAAATAATAGATCTTGTTCATGTCTATCAGAGACTATTGATGTATATAaaacttcaattcaaagtttggaTTTAAGCCGATCTAGGGTCTTTTGTCAATATTGTTGCGGTTGCTGATAAAAAATCTAGATTTGCATAAAGAATTTGTATTTTAAAGGCTTACATGGTTATGATGAAGGATTTTTGATAATGCTAAAGATCTCGATGAAGAAAATGTTAGGAGAGATGGTTGAGTTGGTTTTACTCATTTGTATCGATTTAACGCCTTCTAATTTGGACGAGCATTGAGAGAATTCTTCTGGTTGATTTTACGTGGAGTTGACTTAGAATCCTCTAGTTGAACTGATAAGAGAATTAAGATTCAATCAATTTTGACCCGAGGGTGAATCTAGACGGATGGCTTGAGGTAAAGTAGGGACGAGAATCAAAGATTTCTTTTTAGGCTTTACGTGGAAATTGAAAT is a window of Phoenix dactylifera cultivar Barhee BC4 unplaced genomic scaffold, palm_55x_up_171113_PBpolish2nd_filt_p 000101F, whole genome shotgun sequence DNA encoding:
- the LOC103710814 gene encoding serine carboxypeptidase 1-like; translated protein: MAASTSLPFLSAYSSILLLSLSGAFLISAAPESALITHLPGFNATFPSKHYSGYVTVDEGHGRNLFYYFVVSEGNPSEDPVVMWLNGGPGCSSFDGFIYEHGPFNFQSGGSAGSMPQLHLNPYSWSKVSNILYLDSPAGVGMSYSNDESDYATGDLKTASDSHKFILKWFELYPEFQQNPFYISGESYAGVYVPTLASEVAKGIEDGVKPTINFKGYMVGNGVADTVFDGDALVPFAHGMGLISNDLFQEANTACHGSYWNPVNESCQNMLDRVDRELRNLNIYDILEPCYHGREIRDGLSGNSRLPSSFRRLGETDRPLPIRKRMFGRSWPLRAPVRDGYVPTWPELGSSSVPCMSDEVATSWLNNEEVRSAIHAQPASLVGPWELFTGKIYFSHDAGSMIKYHRNLTEQGYRALIFSGDHDMCVPFTGSEAWTRSLGFRIVDEWRPWFFDEQVAGYIQGYEHNLTFLTIKGAGHTVPEYKPGEALTFYSRWLASTKI